A portion of the Tindallia magadiensis genome contains these proteins:
- a CDS encoding 2-oxoacid:ferredoxin oxidoreductase subunit beta has translation MTDVKCFHSTDPSAWCPGCGNHALLAALKEALAQLNKHPHEVLVCSGIGQAAKTPHYINANGFNGLHGRALPPAFGAKVANKDLTVIINTGDGDSYGEGGNHFIHNMRRNLDVAHFVHDNMIYGLTKGQASPTTEISHTTEIQTEGVTLDPIKPLALAITMGATFVARGFVGEKEQLIDLMKQAITHPGYALLDIFQPCVVFNKINTFQWYKEKTYKLSEDYDPSDKQQALQKAFEWKDGIPLGVLYQEKRPTYTEQRKVLRDGPALVDRDLSPDRVTAFFDDFR, from the coding sequence ATGACCGATGTAAAATGCTTTCATTCCACTGACCCATCTGCATGGTGCCCCGGCTGTGGAAATCATGCTCTTTTAGCCGCTTTGAAAGAAGCCCTTGCTCAGCTTAATAAGCATCCTCACGAAGTACTTGTATGTTCCGGCATTGGCCAGGCTGCTAAAACACCTCATTATATTAATGCTAACGGGTTTAATGGATTACATGGTCGAGCATTACCACCAGCCTTCGGCGCCAAAGTTGCTAATAAAGACTTAACCGTCATCATTAATACTGGTGATGGAGATTCCTACGGTGAAGGTGGAAATCACTTTATACACAATATGAGACGAAACCTTGACGTTGCCCATTTCGTCCACGATAATATGATTTACGGACTTACCAAAGGCCAAGCTTCTCCTACGACGGAAATAAGCCATACAACAGAAATTCAGACAGAAGGGGTTACTCTGGATCCAATAAAACCATTAGCATTAGCGATCACCATGGGAGCTACTTTTGTTGCCAGAGGTTTTGTCGGAGAAAAAGAACAGTTAATCGACTTAATGAAGCAGGCAATCACACATCCTGGATATGCCTTACTAGACATTTTCCAACCCTGTGTTGTCTTTAATAAAATTAATACGTTTCAATGGTATAAAGAAAAAACCTATAAGCTGTCCGAAGATTACGATCCCAGCGATAAGCAACAGGCACTCCAGAAAGCATTTGAGTGGAAAGATGGCATTCCTCTGGGCGTTCTTTACCAAGAAAAAAGACCAACCTATACGGAACAACGAAAAGTTCTTAGGGATGGTCCAGCTTTAGTGGATCGAGATCTTTCTCCCGACCGAGTAACCGCTTTCTTTGATGACTTCCGATAA
- the grxC gene encoding glutaredoxin 3: MKKVKLYSWTFCPFCVRAKEVLVQNGIEFEEIVIENDQAEMQRLTEITCSDTVPQIFVEDEFIGGCDELLQIEREGKIEAIFRS, from the coding sequence ATGAAAAAAGTGAAACTATATAGTTGGACTTTTTGCCCATTCTGTGTTCGGGCTAAAGAAGTATTGGTTCAAAATGGCATTGAATTTGAAGAAATCGTCATTGAAAATGATCAAGCAGAAATGCAGCGGTTAACCGAAATCACATGTAGTGATACGGTACCACAGATCTTTGTTGAAGATGAGTTTATAGGTGGTTGCGATGAACTGCTTCAGATTGAAAGAGAGGGAAAAATAGAAGCAATTTTTCGTTCATAA
- a CDS encoding acyl-CoA thioesterase — MQPVHSAIKDYRFYHQIRVRYPEVDMQQIVFNANYLTYLDMAWVEYLRNIGLDYGELLKNHEFDSVVAKVTMEYKKPARYDDVLDIYVRVPKLGNKSIPIHFTVCKEGTEEIVLEGEIIHVSYDFEKDSSCPIPAFVEEKIRLFEGL; from the coding sequence ATGCAGCCGGTTCATTCAGCGATTAAAGATTATCGATTTTATCATCAAATTAGGGTAAGGTATCCAGAGGTAGATATGCAGCAAATTGTTTTTAATGCTAACTATTTAACGTATTTGGATATGGCCTGGGTTGAATATTTGAGGAATATAGGGCTGGATTATGGCGAATTGTTAAAAAACCATGAATTTGATTCTGTTGTTGCGAAAGTAACAATGGAGTATAAAAAACCGGCCCGTTACGATGATGTTCTGGATATTTATGTACGGGTGCCTAAACTAGGTAATAAAAGTATTCCTATCCATTTTACTGTGTGTAAAGAAGGCACAGAAGAAATCGTATTAGAAGGAGAAATAATTCATGTAAGTTATGATTTTGAAAAAGATTCGTCTTGTCCGATTCCGGCATTTGTTGAAGAAAAAATTCGCTTGTTTGAAGGGCTTTAG
- a CDS encoding RidA family protein — protein MSLIRYEGNGRMSKVVIHNGTVYLCGQVSAGENVKDQTLKTLEKVQDLLEKYGSDKRHILSALIHIKDMSFFSDMNDVWDAWIEDGFEPVRTCVEAKMAREDLLVEVTIIAAVKDSGK, from the coding sequence ATGTCGCTTATACGGTATGAAGGAAATGGTAGAATGAGCAAAGTGGTGATTCATAACGGAACAGTATATTTATGTGGGCAGGTTAGTGCTGGAGAAAACGTGAAAGATCAGACGTTAAAAACATTGGAAAAAGTTCAGGATCTTTTAGAAAAATATGGATCGGATAAAAGACATATACTTTCAGCCCTTATCCACATTAAAGACATGTCATTTTTTAGTGATATGAATGACGTATGGGATGCTTGGATTGAAGATGGATTTGAACCAGTTAGAACATGCGTGGAGGCAAAAATGGCCCGGGAGGATTTGCTGGTAGAAGTTACGATTATAGCAGCCGTAAAGGATTCTGGGAAATAA
- a CDS encoding deoxyribodipyrimidine photo-lyase, which yields MNLKRVRLYKKSDQQPGPVIYWMSRDQRVHDHWGLIFAQKLAKQYRAPLCVVFSMVPDFLDATLRQYDFMLKGLEEIEETLSQHNISFFLLLGAAPETLPAFIDEHHISALVTDFSPLKIHRSWLRDLKEKISIPIYQVDSHNIIPCWEVSTKQEYAAYTLRPKIKKRLPEFLEPFPELMVHPFSWPAKITFTNWTNIRNALDVDPQVPPVDWLVPGETAGKAMLNHFIESRLSRYHSHRNDPLGNAVSNLSPYFHFGHISPQRAALAVSQQENHPSSKESFLEELIVRRELSDNFCYYNTDYDNDHSFPNWAKASLSAHINDEREYLYSLQEFENANTHDELWNACQRNIMIAGKLHGYLRMYWAKKILEWSPTPKLAQQHAIYLNDKYCLDGRDPNGYAGIAWSIGGIHDRAWFERPVFGKVRYMNQNGCKRKFDVDAYIHQINTNLE from the coding sequence ATGAATCTTAAAAGAGTGCGTCTATATAAAAAATCAGATCAACAACCAGGTCCAGTCATCTATTGGATGAGTCGTGACCAACGAGTTCATGATCATTGGGGCCTTATTTTTGCACAAAAATTAGCTAAACAGTATCGCGCTCCTCTCTGTGTGGTTTTTTCTATGGTACCCGATTTTCTTGATGCTACCTTACGACAGTATGACTTTATGCTAAAAGGGTTGGAAGAAATAGAAGAAACACTCAGTCAGCATAACATCTCTTTCTTTTTGTTGTTAGGAGCAGCACCTGAAACCTTACCCGCTTTTATCGATGAGCACCATATATCCGCTTTAGTAACGGATTTTAGCCCCTTAAAAATTCATCGAAGTTGGCTTCGAGATTTGAAAGAAAAAATTTCTATCCCAATCTATCAAGTGGATTCTCATAATATTATTCCCTGTTGGGAGGTTTCTACAAAACAAGAATACGCTGCTTACACATTGCGACCTAAAATAAAAAAACGCTTACCTGAGTTTCTTGAGCCTTTTCCAGAGCTAATGGTGCATCCTTTTTCATGGCCAGCCAAAATAACTTTTACCAACTGGACCAATATTCGAAATGCCCTCGATGTTGACCCTCAGGTTCCTCCTGTCGATTGGCTTGTTCCAGGCGAAACCGCCGGAAAAGCCATGCTAAACCACTTTATCGAGAGCCGTTTGTCACGATATCATTCGCACCGTAATGACCCTTTAGGTAATGCTGTTTCCAACTTATCACCTTATTTTCATTTTGGTCATATTTCTCCTCAACGAGCAGCACTGGCGGTGAGTCAGCAAGAAAACCACCCTTCTTCAAAAGAAAGTTTTTTAGAAGAATTGATTGTCCGAAGGGAATTATCCGATAATTTTTGTTACTATAACACCGATTATGATAACGACCATTCTTTTCCTAACTGGGCAAAAGCATCGCTTTCGGCTCATATAAATGACGAACGGGAATATCTTTATTCTTTACAGGAGTTTGAAAACGCAAATACTCATGATGAACTTTGGAATGCTTGTCAGCGCAATATCATGATAGCCGGAAAATTGCATGGCTACCTAAGGATGTATTGGGCAAAAAAAATACTGGAATGGAGTCCCACCCCAAAATTAGCACAACAGCACGCTATTTACTTAAATGATAAATATTGTCTTGACGGTAGAGATCCTAATGGTTATGCTGGTATTGCTTGGAGTATTGGAGGTATTCACGATCGGGCATGGTTTGAACGGCCTGTTTTCGGTAAAGTCCGGTATATGAACCAAAACGGTTGCAAAAGAAAATTTGATGTCGATGCTTACATCCATCAAATCAATACTAATTTGGAATAA
- the hutG gene encoding formimidoylglutamase — MLDRYKPMNPSLWKGRIDSLENFSAYRWHQWIQPLDLRDDLSAFLPKSGFAFLGFKCDEGIRRNGGRQGASKGPDSIRKELANLPCYFTEDITLFDAGDIFCEDNNLEESQHQLAQAINQILALNLFPIVLGGGHELAYGHYNGILKSVKKEKKYPKIGIFNFDAHFDLRPYPDGGSSGTMFKQIADENAKANLPFSYFCAGLQKHSNTIQLFKTADALGTDYLLASEMIQDDHWHIVEKVEGFINRNEYLYLTVCSDVFSTAFAPGVSAAQPLGIDPELAIKVIKLLLRSGKVLSFDIAEISPRFDLDHTTASLARVIIFSLVNTLCESWQKIQWHTY, encoded by the coding sequence ATGTTAGACCGATATAAACCAATGAACCCATCTCTCTGGAAAGGGAGAATTGACAGCTTGGAAAATTTTTCAGCTTATCGTTGGCATCAGTGGATTCAGCCTTTAGATTTAAGGGATGATCTCTCCGCCTTCCTACCCAAAAGCGGCTTTGCCTTTTTAGGTTTTAAGTGTGACGAAGGAATCCGACGCAATGGTGGACGACAAGGAGCTTCTAAAGGACCTGACAGCATCCGAAAAGAACTTGCTAATTTACCATGCTACTTCACCGAGGATATTACTTTATTCGATGCCGGAGACATTTTCTGTGAAGATAATAACCTGGAGGAAAGCCAACATCAACTCGCGCAAGCAATTAATCAAATTTTAGCCCTTAATCTATTTCCTATTGTTTTGGGAGGCGGCCATGAGCTAGCTTATGGTCATTACAACGGAATATTAAAATCTGTAAAAAAAGAAAAAAAATATCCTAAAATTGGTATTTTTAATTTTGATGCTCATTTTGATTTGCGCCCTTATCCTGATGGTGGAAGTTCTGGTACTATGTTTAAGCAGATCGCCGATGAAAACGCTAAAGCAAACCTGCCTTTCTCCTATTTCTGCGCTGGTCTTCAAAAACATAGTAATACCATTCAACTTTTCAAAACCGCCGACGCTCTCGGCACTGATTATTTACTGGCATCAGAAATGATTCAAGATGATCACTGGCATATTGTAGAAAAGGTGGAAGGATTTATCAATCGAAATGAATACCTTTATCTTACCGTCTGCTCTGACGTTTTTTCCACTGCTTTTGCACCTGGTGTTAGTGCTGCCCAACCTTTAGGTATTGACCCTGAGTTGGCAATAAAGGTGATCAAACTACTACTACGTTCAGGAAAAGTGTTAAGTTTTGATATTGCCGAAATATCTCCTCGCTTTGACCTAGATCACACAACTGCCAGTTTAGCCCGGGTCATTATCTTTTCATTGGTAAATACGCTCTGTGAATCGTGGCAAAAAATTCAATGGCATACCTACTAG
- a CDS encoding PadR family transcriptional regulator yields MQDKVLRKFFLGFIQIHILHHAKKEAFYGAWMIEELKEHGYEMSPGTLYPLLHNMESNGLIKKTEKTVAGKVRKYYQITPLGNDILAEARQKALELLKEIKD; encoded by the coding sequence ATGCAAGACAAAGTACTCCGCAAATTTTTTCTTGGCTTTATTCAGATCCATATTCTACATCATGCTAAAAAAGAAGCTTTTTACGGTGCATGGATGATTGAAGAATTAAAAGAACATGGCTACGAGATGAGTCCAGGCACGCTATACCCTCTACTTCATAATATGGAGTCCAACGGTTTGATTAAAAAAACTGAAAAAACAGTAGCAGGAAAAGTTAGAAAATATTATCAGATAACCCCCCTGGGGAATGATATTTTAGCAGAAGCTCGGCAGAAAGCATTGGAACTATTAAAAGAAATAAAGGATTAA
- a CDS encoding carbohydrate kinase family protein, which translates to MMSEWVTAIGASNIDIHGFSNEPVIMEDSNPGKIHTCPGGVSRNISENLIRLGVHTKLMTALGDDMNGLQIRESCKNLNIDLSMSLEVPGHHSSTYMAVMDPDGEMILALSDMRILDKLTVSHLKKHHDALVNSSAIVMDAGLPPETMHYITSVYSSKKTFLDPVSVKKCYRMEKFTGQFYCLKLNRLEASYLSGITINNDKTLQESAESLLNLGVKRVYISLGADGIFYAEAGNSGLISAPTVKIANATGAGDAVTAAVIWGELQEWSMKDISRFAIGAATITISCNKTVSEDMNIKKIEELLKEKIG; encoded by the coding sequence ATGATGAGTGAATGGGTTACTGCCATCGGAGCTTCAAATATTGATATCCACGGTTTTTCAAATGAGCCTGTCATCATGGAAGATTCAAATCCTGGGAAAATCCACACCTGCCCCGGGGGAGTTTCAAGAAATATCAGCGAAAATCTGATTCGCCTGGGAGTTCATACCAAGCTAATGACCGCCCTTGGCGATGACATGAACGGACTACAGATCCGCGAATCCTGCAAAAATCTAAACATTGACCTTTCCATGAGCCTCGAGGTTCCCGGCCATCATTCTTCTACTTATATGGCAGTGATGGATCCGGACGGAGAAATGATTTTAGCCCTTTCTGATATGCGAATTCTCGATAAGCTAACGGTTTCTCACTTAAAAAAACATCATGATGCACTGGTAAACTCCTCTGCAATCGTTATGGATGCTGGCTTGCCACCAGAAACAATGCACTACATCACGTCAGTCTATTCATCCAAAAAAACTTTTTTGGATCCTGTTTCTGTGAAAAAGTGTTACCGCATGGAAAAATTCACTGGTCAGTTCTACTGCCTAAAGCTCAACAGATTAGAAGCCAGTTATTTATCTGGCATTACTATTAACAACGATAAAACCCTTCAAGAATCAGCTGAATCACTGCTAAATCTTGGTGTTAAACGAGTTTATATTTCCTTGGGAGCGGATGGTATCTTTTATGCCGAAGCTGGTAACTCCGGTTTGATTTCTGCACCAACTGTCAAAATAGCCAACGCCACCGGTGCCGGTGATGCAGTTACAGCCGCCGTTATCTGGGGTGAGTTGCAGGAATGGTCAATGAAAGATATCAGCCGGTTTGCCATCGGAGCTGCAACAATTACCATTAGCTGTAACAAAACTGTTAGTGAAGATATGAATATCAAAAAAATTGAGGAACTATTAAAGGAGAAGATAGGATGA
- a CDS encoding pseudouridine-5'-phosphate glycosidase, with translation MIHSEKNILNTNNWIQLSSEVENALKNAEPVVALESTIISHGMSYPENIESALTSEKKIRQQGAIPATIAVIKGQIKVGLSEEELNYLGENNNIRKASRRDLPMILASNSSGATTVATTMIGASMAGIKVFATGGIGGVHRGASETFDISADLLELAKTEVAVVCAGAKSILDIGLTLEVLETHGVPVIGYQTDAFPGFYVRDSGFGVDDRANDLAIIASAMHYKWQLGLGGGIVVANPIPKEDEMDPTLIDNAITNAVVEAEKNGIKGKEVTPYILAKLHQVTEGKSLYANKQLVYHNAHVAAKLAIEYARINNR, from the coding sequence ATGATACATTCAGAGAAAAATATATTAAATACCAATAACTGGATCCAGTTGTCCAGTGAAGTTGAAAATGCATTAAAAAATGCCGAACCTGTTGTTGCTTTAGAGTCAACTATTATTAGTCATGGCATGTCCTACCCTGAAAATATTGAAAGCGCACTAACCTCCGAGAAAAAAATAAGACAACAAGGTGCGATCCCTGCCACCATTGCCGTTATCAAAGGTCAGATCAAGGTAGGATTAAGCGAGGAAGAATTAAACTATTTAGGTGAAAACAATAATATTCGAAAAGCAAGCCGCCGAGATTTGCCAATGATCCTTGCTAGTAACAGCAGCGGTGCCACTACTGTTGCTACCACTATGATCGGTGCTTCTATGGCAGGTATTAAGGTTTTTGCCACTGGTGGTATCGGTGGTGTTCATCGAGGAGCTAGTGAAACCTTTGATATCTCAGCCGATCTATTAGAACTAGCTAAGACAGAGGTTGCTGTTGTATGCGCCGGCGCAAAATCAATTCTTGATATAGGCTTAACTTTAGAAGTATTAGAAACCCATGGTGTACCTGTCATTGGCTACCAGACAGACGCTTTCCCCGGTTTTTATGTAAGAGACAGTGGATTTGGTGTTGATGATCGTGCCAATGATTTAGCGATCATTGCCAGCGCCATGCATTACAAATGGCAATTAGGTCTTGGTGGTGGTATTGTTGTAGCAAATCCTATTCCCAAAGAAGATGAAATGGATCCAACATTGATTGATAACGCCATTACCAACGCTGTAGTAGAAGCTGAAAAAAATGGAATTAAAGGAAAAGAGGTCACTCCTTATATTCTTGCAAAACTTCATCAAGTAACAGAAGGCAAAAGCCTTTATGCAAATAAACAGCTCGTGTATCATAATGCTCATGTTGCAGCAAAGTTAGCAATAGAATATGCTCGCATAAACAACCGTTAA
- a CDS encoding AraC family transcriptional regulator — protein MHAWEAIQKTIDFVEENIGEELEIEALAKIAGLSPFYFQRLFKRLVKKPVKEYIKLRRLARATDLLIRTERRIIDVALEVGFSSHESFTRSFKEAYQLTPDQYRRKPTRLNHFSKPELLLNYTMIELDVPLITEGIVLEITRKSVTLPEIYVGLSSSISSNKAPVGFVTGIDSPGSVWDSFHKRKVRLRNKIDPGAEVGVSFSEGKKDGEFNYFAGAVAKNDLDIPEGFNKWTLPAGEYVVCCVEAETIDELVGDALGKAINYLLNSWLANRGLVTKPFLVEKYDNNRLDDAYMEIWVKPEPKQIS, from the coding sequence ATGCACGCGTGGGAAGCAATACAAAAAACCATAGATTTTGTTGAGGAAAACATTGGTGAAGAATTGGAAATTGAAGCTTTAGCAAAGATCGCAGGACTATCACCGTTTTACTTTCAACGCTTATTCAAAAGACTAGTAAAAAAACCGGTTAAAGAGTATATTAAATTACGGCGCTTGGCTCGAGCTACTGATTTACTAATAAGGACGGAACGAAGAATCATTGATGTTGCTTTAGAAGTTGGGTTTTCATCCCATGAATCATTTACACGATCTTTTAAAGAAGCATATCAATTAACGCCTGATCAATACCGTAGGAAACCTACTCGATTAAACCATTTTTCAAAACCGGAACTGTTGCTTAACTATACGATGATAGAGCTGGATGTGCCTTTGATTACAGAAGGTATTGTCTTGGAAATTACTAGAAAAAGCGTTACCTTGCCAGAAATTTATGTCGGTCTTTCTTCATCGATATCATCCAATAAAGCACCAGTCGGTTTTGTGACAGGAATTGACTCTCCTGGAAGCGTGTGGGATTCTTTTCATAAACGCAAAGTAAGGTTAAGAAATAAAATCGATCCAGGAGCCGAAGTTGGTGTATCTTTTAGTGAGGGGAAGAAAGATGGCGAATTTAATTATTTTGCTGGTGCTGTAGCAAAAAATGACTTAGATATTCCCGAAGGATTTAATAAATGGACACTTCCTGCTGGAGAATATGTGGTTTGTTGCGTAGAAGCAGAAACCATTGATGAGTTGGTTGGAGATGCCTTAGGAAAAGCTATAAACTACTTGCTAAATAGTTGGCTGGCAAATCGTGGGTTAGTAACAAAGCCCTTTTTAGTTGAAAAATATGATAATAACAGGTTAGATGACGCTTATATGGAAATATGGGTAAAGCCGGAGCCTAAGCAGATTTCTTAG
- a CDS encoding ABC transporter ATP-binding protein, which translates to MMTIFFFKEVIYKNILNIENLHIKKHAITCIVGESGSGKTTLLRLLNRLTSYDSGTIFYHKQPLSDIDPTELRREVVMLPQAPAIFAGSIKDNLLIGLRFSEKPLIPDHQLYDVLNLVKLHKDLDQDAAKLSGGEKQRVALGRVILMKPEVLLLDEPSSALDETTEHIIINALVNYTKENNKTLIMVTHSKQMAKEFADDIIIMNKGMIINERWDKEWKV; encoded by the coding sequence ATGATGACCATCTTTTTCTTTAAAGAAGTTATCTACAAAAATATTCTTAATATCGAAAACCTTCATATTAAAAAACATGCCATCACTTGCATTGTAGGCGAAAGTGGTAGCGGGAAAACAACGTTGCTACGCCTTTTAAATAGGTTAACCAGTTATGATAGTGGCACCATTTTTTATCATAAGCAACCGTTAAGTGATATAGATCCTACAGAATTGAGGCGGGAAGTTGTTATGCTGCCACAAGCTCCCGCTATTTTCGCTGGAAGCATCAAAGACAATCTATTAATAGGTCTTAGGTTTTCCGAAAAACCATTAATCCCTGATCATCAGCTTTATGACGTATTAAATCTAGTAAAGCTGCATAAAGATCTGGACCAGGATGCGGCGAAGTTATCTGGTGGCGAAAAACAACGGGTTGCTCTGGGCAGAGTAATCCTGATGAAACCAGAGGTGCTATTGCTTGACGAACCTTCTTCTGCACTTGACGAAACGACTGAGCATATTATTATTAATGCTTTGGTCAATTATACGAAAGAAAATAATAAAACCCTTATTATGGTTACCCATTCTAAGCAAATGGCAAAAGAGTTTGCGGACGACATCATCATTATGAACAAAGGAATGATAATCAACGAAAGGTGGGATAAAGAATGGAAGGTGTAA
- a CDS encoding ABC transporter permease — MEGVIDLPLWQMASAYIFVVILLFIVRKRGISREKEILIASIRMTVQLTSVGYLLVYLFNNINPLNTIVVITIMEAFAIHNIYKRTKSAISTSLKKIIALSMVFGTVSTLVYFLLVVINLSPWYDPRYFIPIAGMLIGNSMTGISLGVTRLIDGMHSEKHLIESALMLGATPKTAAKPIVDKAFDAAILPTINAMIGMGIVFLPGMMTGQILSGISPVTAIKYQIAIMLGILGSVALTVILFVQLGYQTFFNEEDQLITKD; from the coding sequence ATGGAAGGTGTAATTGATTTACCGCTGTGGCAAATGGCATCCGCCTATATTTTTGTTGTAATTCTCTTATTTATTGTAAGGAAACGAGGAATTTCAAGAGAAAAAGAAATCCTTATTGCTTCTATTCGAATGACAGTCCAGCTTACATCCGTGGGATATCTGCTTGTCTATTTATTTAATAATATTAATCCATTAAATACCATTGTAGTCATTACGATCATGGAGGCATTTGCCATTCATAATATTTATAAACGAACAAAATCAGCTATTTCCACTTCCTTAAAGAAAATCATTGCCCTATCGATGGTATTTGGTACCGTATCCACTCTTGTATACTTCTTACTAGTAGTCATTAACCTCTCTCCCTGGTATGATCCCAGATATTTCATTCCTATTGCAGGAATGCTTATTGGCAATTCTATGACTGGTATCTCCCTTGGAGTCACCCGGCTTATCGATGGCATGCATTCTGAAAAACACCTTATTGAGTCTGCCTTAATGCTTGGTGCAACACCCAAAACAGCTGCCAAGCCCATTGTTGATAAAGCTTTTGATGCGGCCATTCTTCCCACCATAAATGCTATGATTGGAATGGGTATCGTATTCTTACCCGGAATGATGACCGGACAAATTTTATCTGGAATATCTCCTGTTACAGCCATTAAATACCAAATAGCAATCATGCTTGGCATTCTTGGCAGCGTTGCTCTTACTGTTATATTATTTGTTCAGCTGGGTTATCAAACTTTTTTTAACGAAGAAGATCAATTAATCACTAAAGACTAA
- the bioA gene encoding adenosylmethionine--8-amino-7-oxononanoate transaminase: MDIIKNLQEKDLRHIWHPCSQMKDYESFPPIIVKKGEGVFLEDLKGNRYLDAVSSWWVNLFGHSNKRINEALKDQLDKLEHVIFANFSHEPAIELAERLAELAPGKINKMFFSENGSSAVEVALKVSFQYHQQNGQTKKKKFIALENAYHGETVGSLSLSGVGKYSNIFEPLLFDVFRSEAPDCLRCRYGGNRDSCEAECFASMEALVKEKHEEISGIIIEPLVQGAAGLKIYSPVYLKKLRKLCDQYAINFIADEIAVGFGRTGKMWACEHADVAPDLMTIGKGLTGGYLPMALTLVTDRIYDAFYDDYETSKAFIHSHSYSGNALACRAAVATLDIFDEDDIIENNKEKSRMLKEKVEKIIDEIPWVGEYRQIGMIGAIELVQNKETMECFDWKERIADRIYKKALQKGVLLRPMQNVIYFMPPYIINEQEMDMMINTAKESILECFKERSKEHGI; this comes from the coding sequence GTGGATATCATAAAAAATTTGCAGGAAAAAGATTTAAGGCATATATGGCACCCATGTTCTCAAATGAAAGATTATGAAAGTTTTCCACCTATTATAGTGAAAAAAGGTGAGGGGGTGTTCTTAGAGGATCTGAAAGGAAATAGATATTTAGATGCTGTATCTTCATGGTGGGTAAATCTATTTGGACATTCGAATAAAAGAATTAATGAAGCACTGAAGGATCAATTAGATAAGTTGGAACATGTCATATTTGCTAACTTTTCTCATGAACCAGCCATAGAGCTGGCAGAAAGATTGGCAGAACTGGCACCAGGAAAAATAAACAAAATGTTCTTTAGTGAAAATGGATCTTCAGCGGTGGAAGTGGCTTTAAAGGTAAGTTTTCAATATCACCAACAAAATGGACAAACAAAGAAAAAGAAATTTATCGCTCTGGAAAATGCCTACCATGGTGAAACTGTCGGATCCCTTTCTCTCAGCGGAGTAGGGAAATATAGTAATATTTTTGAGCCTCTCTTATTTGATGTTTTTAGGTCTGAAGCACCTGATTGTCTAAGGTGTCGGTATGGTGGAAACAGGGATTCCTGTGAAGCGGAGTGCTTTGCAAGTATGGAAGCATTAGTGAAAGAAAAGCATGAAGAAATTTCAGGAATTATCATCGAACCACTGGTGCAGGGAGCAGCAGGGCTAAAAATATATTCACCGGTCTACCTTAAAAAACTTAGGAAACTGTGCGATCAATACGCTATAAATTTTATAGCCGATGAAATTGCCGTTGGATTTGGGCGAACAGGTAAAATGTGGGCCTGTGAGCATGCCGATGTTGCGCCTGATCTTATGACAATAGGGAAAGGGCTTACGGGCGGTTATTTACCAATGGCATTAACCTTAGTTACCGATCGCATATATGATGCTTTTTATGATGATTATGAAACATCAAAAGCATTTATACATAGTCATAGCTATTCTGGTAATGCGTTAGCCTGTAGAGCAGCTGTGGCTACGTTAGATATATTTGATGAAGACGATATTATCGAAAATAATAAAGAAAAATCAAGAATGCTTAAAGAAAAAGTTGAAAAAATCATTGATGAAATACCCTGGGTTGGCGAATACAGGCAAATAGGGATGATAGGTGCTATTGAGTTAGTGCAAAATAAAGAAACGATGGAGTGCTTTGATTGGAAAGAGCGAATCGCTGATAGGATTTATAAAAAAGCACTACAAAAAGGGGTTCTTTTAAGACCAATGCAAAATGTGATCTATTTTATGCCTCCCTATATTATTAATGAACAGGAAATGGACATGATGATTAATACGGCAAAAGAGTCAATCCTTGAGTGTTTTAAGGAAAGGTCAAAAGAGCATGGTATTTAA